Proteins encoded together in one Streptomyces umbrinus window:
- a CDS encoding diacylglycerol kinase, producing the protein MSTSDQLLVVIDPVARHGDGEAVRIAKDVLSAGATTKVCLPDGPEEFDRALARRGSRRPVVIGDDRALLRAVSVLYRRRELAGCALSLVPVGASGGALSLARALGVPIGAVAAARAVLDGAERRLDLLVDDSDGVVLGTLRIPPLAGDRWGVAGSTGSSGVGSGEGLGEGLGGGLGAGSGAGNGSGSGSGSGAGSGNGAGGGSRLGLGLGFGLGSGTGSGSGSGAGAGAGSASEDGGGHHHHWLRTCQSLVRTLAARPARVPAPAVTGPTRLRIEVDGVTLVDLDQPLESVSVTPGGVGGGARVEVRPASVGAEAALLEAVARTITVSGSDFRYRADAVVAGPVRTRTWTVREGAWGLTLPV; encoded by the coding sequence GTGTCGACTTCCGACCAGCTCCTTGTGGTCATCGACCCGGTCGCCCGTCACGGTGACGGTGAGGCGGTACGGATCGCAAAAGACGTGCTCAGCGCGGGTGCGACGACGAAAGTGTGCCTCCCTGACGGGCCCGAGGAATTCGATCGGGCACTTGCCAGGAGAGGGTCACGACGGCCTGTCGTGATCGGGGACGACCGGGCGCTTTTGCGCGCGGTTTCCGTTTTGTACCGACGGCGGGAGCTGGCCGGATGTGCACTGTCCCTGGTGCCGGTGGGCGCCAGCGGCGGCGCGCTGTCGCTCGCGCGGGCGCTGGGCGTGCCCATAGGTGCCGTCGCGGCGGCCCGCGCCGTGCTCGACGGGGCCGAGCGACGGCTCGATCTCCTGGTGGACGACAGCGACGGGGTGGTGCTGGGGACGCTACGGATTCCGCCGTTGGCGGGGGACAGGTGGGGGGTGGCCGGTTCGACCGGGTCTTCGGGGGTGGGCTCGGGTGAGGGTTTGGGGGAAGGTTTGGGTGGGGGCTTGGGGGCTGGTTCTGGTGCTGGGAACGGGTCTGGGTCTGGGTCTGGGTCTGGGGCCGGTTCTGGCAATGGGGCCGGGGGCGGTTCGCGGTTGGGGTTGGGGTTGGGGTTCGGATTGGGGTCGGGGACGGGTTCCGGTTCCGGCTCGGGGGCGGGGGCGGGGGCGGGGAGCGCTTCGGAGGATGGTGGTGGGCATCACCATCACTGGCTTCGTACCTGCCAGTCCCTCGTACGGACCCTCGCCGCCCGGCCCGCCCGGGTGCCGGCTCCCGCGGTGACCGGGCCGACTCGGTTGCGGATCGAGGTCGACGGGGTGACCCTCGTCGACCTCGACCAGCCGCTGGAGTCCGTGTCCGTCACGCCGGGTGGGGTGGGCGGGGGTGCGCGGGTCGAGGTGCGGCCCGCTTCCGTCGGTGCGGAGGCCGCTCTGCTGGAGGCCGTGGCTCGGACGATCACCGTGTCGGGGTCGGACTTCCGGTATCGCGCGGATGCGGTGGTGGCGGGGCCTGTGCGGACGCGGACCTGGACCGTGCGGGAGGGGGCTTGGGGGTTGACGTTGCCGGTGTGA
- a CDS encoding adenylosuccinate synthase — protein MPALVLLGAQWGDEGKGKATDLLGGSVDYVVRYQGGNNAGHTVVVGDQKYALHLLPSGILSPGCTPVIGNGVVVDPSVLFSELNGLNERGVDTSKLLISGNAHIITPYNVTVDKVTERFLGKRKIGTTGRGIGPTYADKINRVGIRVQDLYDESILMQKVEAALDGKNQLLTKVFNRRAIESEQVVEELLTYAEKLRPYVADTVLVLNKALEEDKVVLFEGGQGTLLDIDHGTYPFVTSSNPTAGGACTGSGVGPTKISRVIGILKAYTTRVGAGPFPTELFDEDGEALRRIGHERGVTTGRDRRCGWFDAVIARYATRVNGLTDFFLTKLDVLTGWEEIPVCVAYEIDGKRVEELPYSQTDFHHAKPIYETLPGWSEDITKAKTFADLPKNAQDYVKALEEMSGAPISAIGVGPGRDETIEINSFI, from the coding sequence GTGCCCGCACTTGTGCTGCTCGGTGCTCAGTGGGGTGACGAAGGCAAGGGAAAGGCCACCGACCTGCTCGGTGGTTCCGTGGACTATGTGGTGCGCTACCAGGGCGGCAACAACGCCGGCCACACGGTAGTCGTGGGCGATCAGAAGTACGCCCTCCACCTCCTCCCTTCCGGAATCCTCTCGCCGGGGTGTACTCCGGTCATCGGCAACGGAGTCGTCGTCGACCCGTCGGTCCTGTTCTCCGAGCTGAACGGACTGAACGAGCGAGGCGTCGACACCTCCAAACTCCTCATCAGCGGAAACGCGCACATCATCACGCCGTACAACGTGACGGTGGACAAGGTGACGGAACGCTTCCTCGGGAAGCGGAAGATCGGCACGACCGGTCGCGGCATCGGCCCGACGTACGCGGACAAGATCAACCGTGTCGGCATCCGCGTCCAGGACCTGTACGACGAGTCGATCCTGATGCAGAAGGTCGAGGCGGCCCTCGACGGCAAGAACCAGCTCCTCACCAAGGTCTTCAACCGGCGCGCCATCGAGTCGGAGCAGGTCGTCGAGGAACTGCTGACGTACGCGGAGAAGCTGCGCCCGTACGTCGCCGACACGGTCCTCGTGCTCAACAAGGCGCTCGAAGAGGACAAGGTGGTCCTCTTCGAGGGCGGCCAGGGCACGCTGCTGGACATCGACCACGGCACGTATCCCTTCGTGACGTCCAGCAACCCGACCGCCGGTGGCGCCTGCACCGGCTCGGGCGTCGGCCCCACGAAGATCAGCCGGGTCATCGGCATCCTGAAGGCGTACACCACGCGTGTCGGTGCCGGTCCCTTCCCGACGGAGCTCTTCGACGAGGACGGCGAGGCCCTGCGCCGCATCGGCCACGAGCGCGGTGTCACCACCGGCCGTGACCGTCGCTGCGGCTGGTTCGACGCGGTCATCGCGCGGTACGCGACGCGCGTCAACGGCCTGACGGACTTCTTCCTGACGAAGCTGGACGTCCTGACCGGCTGGGAGGAGATCCCGGTCTGCGTGGCGTACGAGATCGACGGCAAGCGCGTCGAGGAACTCCCGTACTCCCAGACGGACTTCCACCACGCGAAGCCCATCTACGAGACCCTGCCGGGCTGGTCGGAGGACATCACGAAGGCCAAGACCTTCGCGGACCTCCCGAAGAACGCGCAGGACTACGTGAAGGCCCTGGAGGAGATGTCCGGCGCCCCGATCTCCGCGATCGGCGTCGGCCCCGGCCGCGACGAGACGATCGAGATCAACTCGTTCATCTAG